One region of Pseudomonas sp. ABC1 genomic DNA includes:
- the rmf gene encoding ribosome modulation factor, protein MRRLKRDPMERAFLRGYQHGIHGKSRDLCPFSHPGIRQAWINGWREGRGDNWDGLTGTAGLHRLNELRAVG, encoded by the coding sequence ATGAGAAGACTCAAGCGTGATCCGATGGAACGAGCATTTCTGCGCGGTTATCAACATGGCATCCATGGTAAATCCCGTGATCTGTGCCCATTTTCCCACCCCGGCATCCGCCAAGCCTGGATCAACGGCTGGCGCGAGGGTCGCGGAGACAACTGGGACGGCCTGACCGGAACAGCCGGTCTGCATCGGCTGAATGAATTACGAGCTGTCGGCTGA
- the rlmKL gene encoding bifunctional 23S rRNA (guanine(2069)-N(7))-methyltransferase RlmK/23S rRNA (guanine(2445)-N(2))-methyltransferase RlmL has product MSDRHELILTCPKGLENLLLAEASELGLEDAREQVSAVRGQASLEVAYRLCLWSRLANRVLLVLKRFPTQSAETLYQGVHELDWSEHLSADGTLAVEFSGVGSGIDNTHFGALKVKDAIVDRLRTPTGLRPGVDKVNPDLRVHLHLERGQAVLSIDLSGHSLHQRGYRLQQGAAPLKENLAAAILIRAGWPRIAQEGGALTDPMCGVGTFLIEGAMIAADIAPNLKRERWGFSHWLGHVPAIWTRLANEAKERAEAGLAKSPLWIRGYEADPRLIQPARNNIERAGLSEWVRIYQGELATFEPRTDKGQKGLVICNPPYGERLGDEASLLYLYQNLGERLRQSCLGWEAGIFTAAPDLGKRMGIRSHKQYAFWNGALPCKLLLMQIDPQSFVTERREQQEVPTARLSEGAQMFANRLRKNMRTLGKWARREGVECYRLYDADMPEYAVAVDLYRDWVHVQEYAPPRSIDPVKAQERLMDALSALPQALEIPQDRIVVKRRERQTGTRQYERQATKGEFLEVAEGGVRLLVNLTDYLDTGLFLDHRPLRQRIQHEAAGKRFLNLFCYTATATVHAARGGARSTTSVDLSKTYLDWARRNLALNGFSDRQRLEQADVMEWLRSDRGEYDLVFIDPPTFSNSKRMEGVFDVQRDHVELLDLAMARLAPGGVLYFSNNFRRFSLDEGLASRYVIEEISARTLDADFQRSSRIHRAWMISAGK; this is encoded by the coding sequence ATGAGCGATCGCCACGAACTGATACTGACGTGCCCCAAAGGGCTGGAAAACCTGCTGCTGGCCGAGGCGAGCGAACTCGGACTGGAAGACGCGCGCGAGCAGGTCTCTGCCGTACGCGGCCAGGCCAGCCTGGAGGTGGCCTATCGGCTGTGCCTCTGGTCACGCCTGGCCAACCGTGTGTTGCTGGTGCTCAAACGCTTTCCCACGCAGAGCGCCGAGACGCTCTACCAGGGCGTCCATGAGCTGGACTGGTCCGAACACCTGAGTGCTGATGGGACCCTGGCCGTCGAGTTCAGTGGCGTGGGTTCGGGCATCGACAACACGCACTTCGGCGCCCTGAAGGTCAAGGATGCCATCGTCGATCGCCTGCGTACGCCGACAGGCCTGCGGCCTGGGGTCGACAAGGTGAATCCTGATTTACGCGTGCACCTGCACCTGGAGCGCGGGCAGGCTGTGCTGTCGATCGACCTGTCCGGGCACAGCCTGCATCAGCGCGGCTATCGCCTCCAGCAAGGTGCGGCACCACTGAAGGAAAACCTGGCTGCCGCCATCCTGATCCGAGCCGGTTGGCCACGTATCGCGCAGGAGGGCGGTGCGCTGACCGATCCCATGTGTGGTGTCGGTACTTTCCTGATCGAAGGGGCGATGATCGCTGCCGATATCGCCCCCAACCTGAAGCGTGAGCGCTGGGGCTTCAGTCACTGGCTTGGCCATGTCCCGGCGATCTGGACGCGATTGGCCAATGAAGCGAAAGAGCGCGCCGAAGCCGGGCTGGCCAAGTCGCCACTCTGGATTCGAGGCTATGAGGCTGATCCGCGCCTGATCCAGCCGGCACGCAACAATATAGAGCGTGCGGGACTGTCGGAGTGGGTGCGCATCTATCAGGGTGAACTGGCGACCTTCGAGCCACGCACCGACAAGGGCCAGAAAGGTCTGGTGATCTGCAACCCGCCGTATGGCGAGCGGTTGGGCGACGAAGCGAGCCTGCTGTATCTCTACCAGAACCTGGGCGAGCGTCTGCGCCAGTCCTGCCTTGGCTGGGAGGCGGGCATCTTCACGGCCGCCCCGGATCTTGGTAAACGCATGGGTATTCGCAGTCACAAGCAATATGCGTTCTGGAACGGAGCCTTGCCTTGCAAGTTGCTGTTGATGCAGATCGATCCTCAGAGTTTCGTGACCGAACGGCGCGAACAGCAGGAAGTGCCAACGGCGCGCCTGAGCGAAGGCGCACAGATGTTCGCCAACCGCCTGCGCAAGAACATGCGTACGCTGGGCAAGTGGGCACGTCGCGAAGGTGTGGAATGCTATCGGTTGTATGACGCGGACATGCCTGAATACGCCGTTGCGGTGGATCTGTATCGGGACTGGGTGCATGTGCAGGAATACGCACCGCCGCGCTCCATCGATCCGGTAAAGGCCCAGGAGCGATTGATGGATGCGCTGTCCGCCTTGCCGCAGGCACTGGAAATCCCCCAGGACCGTATCGTGGTCAAGCGGCGTGAGCGCCAGACAGGCACTCGCCAGTACGAGCGGCAAGCAACCAAGGGGGAATTTCTCGAAGTGGCGGAGGGCGGGGTCAGGTTGCTGGTCAACCTGACCGACTACCTCGATACCGGTCTGTTCCTCGATCATCGCCCGCTGCGCCAGCGCATCCAGCACGAAGCCGCCGGCAAGCGCTTTCTCAACCTGTTCTGCTACACGGCGACGGCGACGGTGCACGCTGCCCGTGGTGGTGCTCGGAGCACCACCAGCGTCGACCTGTCGAAAACCTATCTGGATTGGGCGCGGCGCAATCTGGCGCTCAATGGTTTCTCGGACAGGCAGCGCCTGGAACAGGCGGATGTCATGGAATGGTTGCGCAGTGACCGCGGTGAATACGACCTGGTCTTCATCGACCCGCCGACGTTCTCCAACTCAAAGCGCATGGAGGGGGTTTTCGATGTGCAGCGCGATCATGTCGAATTGCTCGACCTCGCCATGGCCAGACTGGCGCCGGGTGGTGTTCTGTACTTCTCGAACAACTTCCGTCGCTTCTCCCTGGATGAGGGGCTTGCTTCACGCTATGTAATAGAAGAGATCAGTGCGCGAACGCTGGATGCCGACTTCCAGCGCAGCAGCCGTATCCACCGCGCCTGGATGATCAGCGCAGGTAAATGA
- the cspD gene encoding cold shock domain-containing protein CspD: MLSGKVKWFNNAKGYGFIVADGESEDLFAHYSAIQMDGYKTLKAGQAVKFEIIQGPKGLHAVNIQNPQSADASTLISAPISAAV; the protein is encoded by the coding sequence ATGCTAAGTGGTAAGGTCAAGTGGTTCAACAATGCCAAGGGCTACGGTTTCATCGTTGCCGATGGCGAGAGTGAGGACCTGTTCGCCCACTATTCGGCCATACAGATGGATGGTTACAAGACACTGAAAGCCGGGCAAGCGGTCAAGTTCGAGATCATCCAGGGGCCCAAGGGGCTGCACGCGGTCAATATCCAGAACCCGCAGAGCGCAGATGCCTCCACCCTCATCAGCGCACCGATATCGGCAGCGGTCTGA
- the clpS gene encoding ATP-dependent Clp protease adapter ClpS has translation MHAIPEIRQSSGQDHYDDTDGHDSGIAVQEAKPALQAPPMYKVIMFNDDYTPMDFVVEVLEGIFSHNREQATRIMLAVHTEGKAVCGIYSRDIAETKAAQVNQYARECQHPLLCEIEKDA, from the coding sequence ATGCATGCAATACCCGAGATTCGTCAGTCTTCCGGCCAGGATCACTATGACGACACAGATGGTCATGATTCCGGCATCGCTGTGCAGGAGGCCAAGCCTGCTTTACAGGCGCCGCCGATGTATAAAGTGATCATGTTCAATGACGACTACACGCCAATGGACTTCGTCGTCGAGGTGCTTGAAGGTATCTTCAGTCACAACCGGGAGCAGGCCACCCGGATCATGTTGGCCGTCCATACGGAAGGAAAGGCGGTGTGCGGTATCTATTCGCGTGATATCGCTGAAACCAAGGCCGCTCAAGTCAATCAATATGCTAGGGAATGCCAGCATCCGCTGCTCTGCGAGATAGAGAAAGACGCTTAA
- the clpA gene encoding ATP-dependent Clp protease ATP-binding subunit ClpA: MLNRELEVTLNLAFKEARAKRHEFMTVEHLLLALLDNEAAAAVLRACGASLDRLRHDLQEFIDSTTPLIPQHDEERETQPTLGFQRVLQRAVFHVQSSGKREVTGANVLVAIFSEQESQAVFLLKQQNVARIDVVNYIAHGISKVSGNEPGESDAEMQDEESVEGGSTSSPLDAYASNLNEAARQGRIDPLVGRESEVERVAQILARRRKNNPLLVGEAGVGKTAIAEGLAKRIVDGQVPDLLADSVVYSLDLGALLAGTKYRGDFEKRFKALLGELRKRPQAILFIDEIHTIIGAGAASGGVMDASNLLKPLLSSGEIRCIGSTTFQEFRGIFEKDRALARRFQKVDVSEPSVEDTIGILRGLKSRFEQHHHIEYTDEALRAAAELAARYINDRHMPDKAIDVIDEAGAYQRLLPEEKRVSSIDVPQVEDIVAKIARIPPKHVTSSDKELLRNLERDLKLTVFGQDDAIDSLATAIKLSRAGLKAPDKPIGSFLFAGPTGVGKTEVARQLARAMGIELVRFDMSEYMERHTVSRLIGAPPGYVGFDQGGLLTEAITKQPHCVLLLDEIEKAHPEVFNLLLQVMDHGTLTDNNGRKADFRNVILIMTTNAGAETAARASIGFTHQDHTSDAMEVIRKSFTPEFRNRLDSIIQFGRLSHEVIKSIVDKFLVELQAQLEDKHVTLEVSEVARNWLAEHGYDAQMGARPMARLIQDRIKRPLAEEILFGELSHGGGVVHVDMQGEELHFEFEIAEEMA, from the coding sequence ATGTTGAATCGAGAGCTGGAAGTCACTCTGAATCTGGCCTTCAAGGAGGCCCGTGCCAAGCGGCATGAGTTCATGACGGTGGAGCACCTGCTGCTGGCCCTGCTCGATAACGAGGCGGCTGCCGCGGTATTGCGTGCGTGCGGTGCCAGCCTGGATAGGCTGCGTCACGACTTGCAGGAGTTTATCGACTCCACCACGCCACTTATCCCTCAGCATGATGAAGAGCGCGAGACGCAGCCGACCCTGGGGTTCCAGCGTGTGCTGCAGCGTGCGGTATTCCATGTGCAGAGTTCCGGCAAGCGCGAAGTGACGGGCGCCAACGTGCTGGTGGCCATTTTCAGCGAGCAGGAAAGCCAGGCTGTGTTCCTGCTCAAGCAGCAGAACGTGGCCCGTATCGACGTCGTCAACTACATCGCCCATGGGATTTCCAAGGTTTCCGGCAATGAGCCCGGGGAAAGCGACGCGGAAATGCAGGACGAAGAGAGCGTGGAGGGTGGCAGCACAAGCAGCCCGCTCGACGCCTATGCCAGCAATCTGAACGAGGCGGCGCGCCAGGGTCGGATCGACCCGCTGGTCGGGCGCGAAAGCGAAGTGGAGCGCGTCGCGCAGATATTGGCGCGTCGACGCAAGAACAACCCGCTGCTGGTGGGCGAGGCGGGTGTCGGCAAGACGGCGATCGCCGAAGGGCTGGCCAAGCGTATCGTCGATGGCCAGGTGCCTGACCTGCTGGCCGACAGCGTGGTCTATTCCCTGGACCTTGGCGCCTTGCTGGCTGGCACCAAATACCGTGGCGACTTCGAGAAGCGCTTCAAGGCGTTGCTGGGTGAGCTGCGCAAGCGGCCACAGGCGATCCTGTTCATCGACGAGATCCACACCATCATCGGCGCCGGTGCGGCATCCGGCGGTGTAATGGATGCTTCCAACCTGCTCAAGCCTCTGCTGTCTTCCGGGGAAATCCGTTGCATAGGTTCCACGACCTTCCAGGAGTTCCGCGGCATTTTCGAGAAGGACCGGGCGCTGGCCCGGCGTTTCCAGAAGGTGGATGTCAGCGAACCCTCGGTGGAAGACACCATCGGCATACTGCGTGGCCTCAAGAGTCGCTTCGAGCAGCACCACCACATCGAGTACACGGATGAGGCGCTGCGTGCCGCGGCCGAACTGGCGGCGCGCTACATCAATGATCGGCACATGCCGGACAAGGCCATCGACGTGATCGATGAGGCCGGGGCCTATCAGCGCCTGTTGCCGGAGGAGAAGCGCGTCAGCAGTATCGATGTGCCCCAGGTGGAAGATATCGTGGCCAAGATCGCCCGTATTCCGCCCAAGCACGTCACCTCTTCGGACAAGGAGCTGCTACGCAACCTGGAGCGTGACCTCAAGCTCACGGTCTTCGGTCAGGACGATGCCATCGATTCGCTGGCGACGGCGATCAAGCTGTCACGTGCAGGCCTGAAGGCGCCGGACAAGCCCATTGGCTCGTTCCTGTTCGCAGGCCCGACCGGTGTCGGCAAGACCGAGGTGGCCCGCCAGTTGGCGCGGGCCATGGGGATCGAGCTGGTGCGCTTCGATATGTCCGAGTACATGGAGCGGCACACGGTCTCGCGTCTGATCGGCGCGCCTCCGGGCTACGTCGGTTTCGACCAGGGTGGCCTGCTCACCGAGGCGATTACCAAGCAGCCGCATTGCGTTCTGCTGCTGGATGAAATCGAAAAGGCCCACCCGGAAGTCTTCAACCTGCTGCTGCAGGTGATGGACCACGGCACCCTGACCGACAACAACGGGCGCAAGGCGGACTTCCGCAATGTCATCCTGATCATGACCACCAACGCCGGCGCGGAAACCGCTGCGCGGGCGTCGATCGGCTTCACCCATCAGGATCACACCTCGGATGCCATGGAAGTCATCCGCAAGAGCTTCACGCCCGAGTTCCGTAACCGCCTGGACAGCATCATCCAGTTCGGCCGTCTCAGCCACGAAGTCATCAAGAGCATCGTCGACAAGTTCCTGGTGGAGCTGCAGGCACAACTGGAGGACAAGCACGTCACGCTGGAAGTCTCGGAAGTGGCGCGCAACTGGCTGGCCGAACATGGCTACGATGCGCAGATGGGTGCGCGCCCCATGGCGCGCCTGATCCAGGATCGCATCAAGCGTCCGCTGGCCGAGGAAATCCTCTTTGGCGAGCTATCCCATGGCGGCGGCGTGGTGCACGTGGACATGCAGGGCGAGGAACTGCATTTCGAGTTCGAGATCGCCGAAGAAATGGCCTGA
- the infA gene encoding translation initiation factor IF-1: protein MSKEDSFEMEGTVVDTLPNTMFRVELENGHVVTAHISGKMRKNYIRILTGDKVRVELTPYDLSKGRITYRAR from the coding sequence ATGTCGAAAGAAGACAGCTTCGAAATGGAAGGCACTGTCGTCGACACCCTGCCAAACACCATGTTTCGCGTGGAGTTGGAAAACGGGCATGTCGTTACCGCGCACATCTCCGGGAAGATGCGCAAGAATTACATCCGGATTCTCACCGGTGACAAGGTACGGGTCGAACTGACCCCGTACGACCTGAGCAAGGGTCGTATCACCTACCGCGCACGCTGA
- a CDS encoding arginyltransferase, which yields MTSLARLKFYATQPHDCSYLPEQQATTLFLDPSQPMDEEVYAQLSEVGFRRSGDHLYRPHCQACSACVPARLPVAAHVFNRQQKRILKRNADLEVTRSRPACTDEIYALYARYIEQRHADGDMYPPSREQFMSFLVRDLPFSHFYEFRQAGQLLAVAVTDVLPNGLSAVYTFYEPEQAHRSLGRYAILWQLEEVARLELDALYLGYWIRGCRKMNYKTEYRPIELLVNQRWVRLN from the coding sequence ATGACCTCGCTGGCGCGCCTGAAATTCTATGCCACACAGCCACACGACTGTAGCTACCTTCCAGAGCAGCAGGCCACGACGCTGTTTCTCGACCCCAGCCAGCCCATGGACGAGGAGGTTTACGCGCAGTTATCGGAAGTCGGCTTCCGCCGCAGTGGCGACCACCTCTACCGCCCCCATTGCCAGGCGTGCAGCGCATGCGTGCCTGCACGGCTGCCGGTGGCCGCACACGTATTCAATCGCCAGCAGAAACGCATCCTGAAGCGCAATGCCGACCTGGAAGTGACACGCAGCCGTCCCGCCTGTACCGACGAAATCTACGCGCTCTATGCCCGCTATATAGAACAGCGTCATGCCGATGGCGACATGTATCCCCCCAGCCGCGAGCAGTTCATGTCCTTCCTCGTCAGGGACCTGCCCTTCTCGCACTTCTACGAATTTCGCCAGGCAGGGCAACTGCTGGCCGTGGCGGTCACCGACGTGCTGCCCAACGGGCTGTCGGCGGTCTACACCTTCTATGAACCCGAGCAGGCCCATCGAAGCCTTGGACGTTACGCGATTCTCTGGCAGCTCGAAGAAGTTGCCCGCCTGGAACTGGATGCGCTCTACCTTGGCTACTGGATCAGGGGCTGCCGGAAAATGAACTACAAGACCGAATACCGGCCAATCGAGCTCCTGGTCAATCAGCGATGGGTACGACTCAACTGA
- the aat gene encoding leucyl/phenylalanyl-tRNA--protein transferase, with product MLTWLSRDYHGFPPLESALREPNGLLAAGGDLSVERLLAAYRHGCFPWYQEGQPLLWWSPNPRMVLFPAELHVSRSLGKSLRRQPFQITFDQDFAAVIGHCAGPRRDADGTWITSPMQQAYLRLHTLGVAHSVEVWQDERLVGGLYGLAMGRLFFGESMFSHVTDASKIGFVHLARRLQAWNFELIDCQMHTRHLASLGAREIPRQAFATALRDYLGKPGESNWQSGTAVS from the coding sequence ATGCTGACCTGGCTGTCGCGTGACTACCATGGCTTTCCACCGCTCGAAAGCGCATTGCGCGAGCCGAACGGGTTGCTGGCCGCCGGTGGCGACCTGAGCGTCGAGCGCTTGCTGGCCGCCTACCGGCATGGCTGTTTCCCCTGGTACCAGGAGGGACAGCCGTTGCTCTGGTGGTCGCCAAACCCGCGCATGGTGCTGTTCCCTGCCGAGTTGCACGTGTCGCGCAGCCTGGGCAAGAGCCTGCGCCGACAGCCTTTCCAGATCACCTTCGACCAGGACTTTGCTGCCGTCATCGGTCATTGTGCCGGGCCTCGCCGGGATGCCGACGGCACCTGGATAACCAGCCCGATGCAACAAGCCTATCTGCGACTGCACACGCTGGGCGTGGCGCACTCGGTGGAAGTCTGGCAGGACGAGCGGCTGGTGGGTGGCTTGTACGGTCTTGCCATGGGACGGCTGTTCTTCGGCGAGTCCATGTTCAGCCATGTCACGGATGCCTCGAAGATCGGCTTCGTCCATCTGGCCAGACGCTTGCAAGCGTGGAACTTCGAACTGATCGACTGCCAGATGCACACCCGGCATCTGGCCAGCCTCGGTGCACGCGAAATACCCCGGCAGGCGTTCGCGACGGCCCTGCGTGACTACCTGGGCAAGCCGGGCGAGTCGAACTGGCAGAGCGGCACGGCTGTCTCCTAA
- the trxB gene encoding thioredoxin-disulfide reductase, with the protein MSEVKHSRLIILGSGPAGYTAAVYAARANLKPLVITGIQPGGQLTTTTEVDNWPGDVEGLTGPALMERMREHAERFDTEIVHDHIHTAELQQRPFLLKGDDATYSCDALIIATGASAQYLGLPSEEAFAGRGVSACATCDGFFYRNQVVAVIGGGNTAVEEALYLSNIAKEVHLVHRRDKLRSEKILQDKLLEKAANGNIRLHWNHTLEEVLGDASGVTGARLKSTESGEEKRLDAAGVFIAIGHKPNTELFVGQLDTHDGYLVVKGGSQGDATSTSIPGVFAAGDVADHIYRQAITSAGAGCMAALDAERFLDN; encoded by the coding sequence ATGAGTGAAGTCAAGCATTCACGTCTGATCATTCTCGGCTCTGGCCCTGCCGGTTATACCGCTGCCGTCTATGCCGCTCGCGCCAACCTGAAGCCCCTGGTGATCACCGGAATCCAGCCGGGTGGACAACTGACCACCACCACCGAAGTCGACAACTGGCCCGGCGATGTCGAAGGCCTGACCGGACCGGCGCTGATGGAGCGCATGCGCGAGCACGCCGAGCGTTTCGACACCGAAATCGTCCACGACCATATCCACACCGCCGAACTGCAGCAGCGCCCGTTCCTGCTCAAGGGCGACGACGCCACCTACAGTTGCGACGCGCTGATCATCGCCACGGGCGCATCGGCCCAATACCTGGGCCTGCCATCGGAAGAAGCCTTTGCCGGACGCGGCGTATCCGCCTGTGCCACCTGCGATGGTTTCTTCTACCGCAACCAGGTGGTCGCGGTCATCGGTGGCGGCAATACCGCGGTCGAGGAAGCGCTTTACCTGTCCAACATCGCCAAGGAAGTGCACCTGGTCCACCGCCGCGACAAGCTGCGCTCGGAGAAGATCCTGCAGGACAAACTCCTGGAGAAAGCCGCCAACGGCAATATCCGCCTGCACTGGAACCACACCTTGGAAGAAGTGCTGGGCGATGCCAGTGGCGTAACGGGTGCGCGCTTGAAAAGCACGGAGTCCGGAGAAGAGAAGCGCCTCGACGCGGCAGGTGTCTTCATCGCCATTGGCCACAAGCCGAACACCGAGCTGTTCGTCGGGCAACTCGACACCCATGACGGCTATCTGGTGGTCAAAGGTGGCAGCCAGGGCGACGCCACCAGCACCAGTATCCCTGGCGTCTTCGCCGCAGGTGACGTAGCCGACCATATCTACCGCCAGGCCATCACCTCTGCCGGTGCCGGTTGCATGGCGGCACTGGATGCCGAGAGGTTCCTCGACAACTGA
- the ftsK gene encoding DNA translocase FtsK, whose protein sequence is MKNPVSTASTSAWRQQLGSRLKEGALIALGVLCAYLWMALLTYDAGDPGWTHTSNVEQVKNAAGRAGAWFADVLFMALGYFAYLFPLLLAVKTWQVFRARHQPWSWSGWLFSWRLIGLVFLVLSGSALAYIHFQGASGLPGSAGGALGESLGNWAEVTFNVQGSTLVLLAFFLFGLTVFTDLSWFRVMDLTGKITLDLIELIQSFCSRWWSARNERRQLVAQLREADDVVNEVVAPVVPDQRERARAKERLLEREESLNRHMSARENRVVPVIEPPAPPKAAEPSKRVLKEKQATLFVDTLVEGSLPPISLLDAPEKKPKQYSPESLEAMSRLLEIKLKEFGVEVVVESVHPGPVITRFEIQPGVGVKVSRISNLAKDLARSLAMVSVRVVEVIPGKTTVGIEIPNEDRQIVHFSEVLSSTQYDEAKSPVTIALGHDIGGQPVIADLAKMPHLLVAGTTGSGKSVGVNAMILSILFKSTPQEARLIMIDPKMLELSIYEGIPHLLCPVVTDMKEAANSLRWSVAEMERRYKLMAAMGVRNLAGFNRKIKDAIEAGEPLHDPLYKRESMDDEPPYLKPLPTIVVVVDEFADMMMIVGKKVEELIARIAQKARASGIHLILATQRPSVDVITGLIKANIPTRMAFQVSSKIDSRTILDQGGAEQLLGHGDMLYLPPGTGLPIRVHGAFVSDDEVHRVVEAWKARGAPDYVEEILAGVEESGSGFEGGSGGEGEDSESDPLYDEAVNFVLESRRASISAVQRKLKIGYNRAARMIEAMEMAGVVSAMNTNGSREVIAPGSHRD, encoded by the coding sequence TTGAAGAATCCCGTATCAACAGCATCGACCTCAGCCTGGCGGCAGCAACTGGGCTCCCGCCTCAAGGAAGGAGCACTGATTGCCCTTGGTGTGCTTTGCGCCTACCTGTGGATGGCCTTGCTCACCTACGACGCAGGTGATCCGGGCTGGACGCACACCAGCAACGTGGAGCAGGTGAAAAATGCCGCTGGACGGGCAGGGGCCTGGTTCGCCGATGTGCTGTTCATGGCGCTGGGTTACTTCGCCTATCTGTTTCCCCTGTTGCTCGCGGTCAAGACCTGGCAGGTCTTCCGTGCACGTCACCAGCCCTGGAGCTGGAGTGGCTGGTTGTTCTCCTGGCGGCTGATCGGTCTGGTATTCCTGGTGCTGTCCGGCTCGGCGCTGGCCTATATCCATTTCCAGGGCGCTTCCGGCCTGCCGGGTTCGGCAGGTGGCGCGCTGGGCGAAAGCCTCGGCAACTGGGCCGAGGTGACTTTCAATGTGCAAGGCAGCACCCTGGTGCTGCTGGCGTTCTTCCTCTTCGGCCTGACGGTATTCACCGACCTCTCCTGGTTCCGCGTGATGGACCTGACCGGCAAGATCACCCTCGACCTGATCGAGTTGATCCAGAGCTTCTGCAGCCGTTGGTGGAGCGCGCGCAACGAGCGCCGGCAACTGGTCGCGCAACTGCGTGAAGCGGACGACGTGGTCAATGAGGTGGTCGCACCGGTGGTGCCCGACCAGCGTGAGCGCGCGCGCGCCAAGGAGCGCCTGCTGGAGCGTGAAGAGTCGCTCAACCGGCACATGAGTGCCCGGGAGAACCGCGTGGTGCCCGTCATCGAGCCGCCAGCTCCGCCGAAAGCGGCCGAGCCGAGCAAACGGGTGCTCAAGGAGAAGCAGGCGACACTGTTCGTCGATACCCTGGTCGAAGGCAGTTTGCCGCCCATTTCTCTGCTCGATGCCCCCGAGAAGAAGCCGAAGCAGTACTCGCCCGAGTCCCTGGAAGCGATGTCGCGCTTGCTGGAAATCAAGTTGAAGGAGTTCGGGGTCGAGGTCGTCGTCGAGTCGGTCCATCCCGGTCCGGTGATCACACGTTTCGAAATCCAGCCCGGCGTCGGGGTGAAGGTCAGCCGCATCTCCAACCTGGCCAAGGACCTTGCCCGCTCCCTGGCGATGGTCAGCGTGCGTGTGGTCGAGGTGATTCCGGGCAAGACCACGGTCGGTATCGAGATTCCCAACGAAGACCGGCAGATCGTGCATTTTTCCGAGGTGCTGTCTTCGACCCAGTACGATGAGGCCAAATCACCGGTCACCATCGCCCTTGGCCATGACATCGGCGGTCAGCCGGTTATCGCCGACCTGGCGAAGATGCCGCACCTGTTGGTGGCGGGTACGACCGGTTCGGGCAAGTCGGTGGGGGTCAACGCGATGATCCTGTCGATCCTCTTCAAGTCGACGCCGCAAGAGGCGCGCTTGATCATGATCGACCCGAAGATGCTCGAACTTTCGATCTATGAAGGCATTCCGCACCTGCTGTGCCCGGTCGTCACCGACATGAAGGAAGCCGCCAACTCGCTGCGCTGGAGCGTTGCCGAGATGGAACGCCGCTACAAGCTGATGGCGGCGATGGGGGTGCGTAACCTGGCGGGCTTCAACCGCAAGATCAAGGATGCCATCGAGGCCGGCGAGCCGTTGCACGACCCGCTCTACAAGCGCGAGTCGATGGATGACGAGCCGCCTTACCTGAAGCCCTTGCCGACCATCGTCGTGGTCGTGGACGAATTCGCCGACATGATGATGATCGTCGGCAAGAAGGTCGAAGAGCTGATCGCCCGTATCGCGCAGAAGGCGAGGGCCTCGGGGATTCACCTGATCCTGGCCACCCAGCGTCCTTCGGTGGACGTGATCACCGGTCTGATCAAGGCCAACATCCCGACCCGCATGGCGTTCCAGGTGTCGAGCAAGATCGACTCGCGCACCATTCTCGACCAGGGTGGCGCGGAGCAACTGCTGGGTCACGGCGACATGCTCTACCTGCCGCCAGGCACCGGGTTGCCGATCCGCGTGCATGGCGCTTTCGTCTCCGACGACGAAGTGCACCGCGTGGTCGAGGCCTGGAAAGCCCGGGGCGCACCGGATTATGTCGAGGAAATCCTGGCTGGCGTGGAAGAGTCGGGCAGTGGTTTCGAGGGCGGTTCGGGCGGTGAGGGCGAGGACAGCGAGAGCGACCCGCTGTATGACGAGGCGGTCAACTTCGTCCTCGAGAGCCGTCGCGCGTCGATCTCCGCCGTGCAACGCAAGCTGAAGATCGGCTACAACCGCGCCGCCCGCATGATCGAGGCGATGGAAATGGCCGGTGTGGTCAGCGCCATGAATACCAATGGCTCGCGCGAAGTGATTGCGCCGGGCTCTCACCGCGACTGA